One stretch of Variovorax sp. TBS-050B DNA includes these proteins:
- the rpsT gene encoding 30S ribosomal protein S20: MASAKPKKKNPRLASGRKRVRQDTKLNAANTSLRSKYRTAVKNVEKAVLAGDKTKASELFAKAQSIVDAVADKGIFHKNKAARDKSRLSAKVKALALAPEKAAA; encoded by the coding sequence ATGGCATCCGCCAAGCCCAAGAAAAAGAACCCGCGCCTCGCCTCCGGCCGTAAGCGCGTCCGCCAGGACACCAAGCTCAACGCAGCGAACACCTCGCTGCGCTCCAAGTACCGCACCGCCGTGAAGAACGTCGAAAAGGCCGTTCTGGCCGGCGACAAGACCAAGGCGAGCGAACTGTTTGCCAAGGCCCAGAGCATCGTCGACGCCGTCGCCGACAAGGGCATCTTCCACAAGAACAAGGCTGCTCGCGACAAGAGCCGCCTGTCGGCGAAGGTCAAGGCCCTCGCCCTCGCGCCTGAAAAGGCCGCCGCCTGA
- a CDS encoding formylglycine-generating enzyme family protein, with translation MKPALALLSFLAWTVLPPGAARAADADVVHNSLGMSFVKLSPGEFLMGSDEAPEALAAAYPALPKERFANLRDEKPVHRVRITRAFWMGRHEVTVGQFRRFVEASGYVPESIADGTGGYGWRAGYDPATTPRGDAFEGRDPRYSWRNPGFAQGDDHPVVNVTWNDAQALAAWLGKTEGRRYRLPTEAEWEYACRAGSRTRYSGGDDPRTLLRTANVFDARTAQHWPRWQPMALDGDDGFAFTAPVGSFAPNAWGLYDMHGNVWEWVADWHGDEYYAASPVDDPQGPSEGSVRVRRGGSWHTWPFYARCSYRNWNAPATRYTLVGIRLVRED, from the coding sequence ATGAAGCCCGCCCTCGCTCTGCTGTCGTTCCTCGCCTGGACGGTCCTGCCGCCGGGCGCCGCACGGGCGGCCGATGCGGACGTGGTGCACAACAGCCTCGGCATGTCTTTCGTGAAGCTGTCGCCGGGCGAATTCCTCATGGGCAGCGACGAAGCGCCCGAAGCCCTGGCCGCGGCCTATCCCGCGCTGCCGAAGGAACGCTTCGCCAACCTGCGCGACGAGAAGCCGGTGCACCGGGTGCGCATCACGCGCGCGTTCTGGATGGGCCGGCACGAGGTCACGGTCGGCCAGTTCCGGCGCTTCGTCGAAGCGTCGGGCTACGTGCCCGAGTCGATCGCCGACGGCACCGGGGGCTACGGCTGGCGCGCCGGCTACGACCCCGCCACCACGCCGCGCGGCGACGCCTTCGAGGGGCGCGACCCGCGCTACTCCTGGCGCAACCCCGGCTTCGCCCAGGGCGACGACCACCCCGTGGTCAACGTGACCTGGAACGACGCGCAGGCGCTCGCCGCCTGGCTCGGCAAGACCGAAGGCCGGCGCTACCGGCTGCCCACCGAGGCCGAGTGGGAATACGCCTGCCGCGCCGGCAGCCGCACGCGCTACAGCGGCGGTGACGATCCGCGCACGCTGCTGCGCACGGCCAACGTGTTCGACGCACGCACGGCGCAGCACTGGCCGCGCTGGCAGCCGATGGCGCTGGACGGCGACGACGGCTTCGCGTTCACCGCGCCCGTGGGCAGCTTCGCGCCCAATGCCTGGGGCCTGTACGACATGCACGGCAACGTCTGGGAATGGGTGGCCGACTGGCATGGCGACGAATACTACGCGGCCTCGCCGGTCGACGATCCGCAGGGGCCGTCGGAAGGCAGCGTGCGGGTGCGCCGCGGCGGCTCGTGGCACACCTGGCCCTTCTACGCCCGCTGCTCCTACCGCAACTGGAACGCGCCGGCCACGCGCTACACGCTCGTGGGCATCCGGCTGGTGCGCGAGGACTGA
- a CDS encoding RNA polymerase sigma factor: MSGNAGEAAIHRAIDAVWRIESAKIVATVARMVRDVGLAEELAQDALVAALEQWPGAGVPDKPAAWLTAVAKHRALDHLRHSQLAERKAGEIGRELDAQHEIAQADFAEAVDAALDDDIGDDLLRLVFTACHPVLSTEARVALTLRLLGGLATDEIARAFLVPEATVAQRIVRAKRTLLEARVPFEVPRRHELAARLASVLEVLYLIFNEGYSATAGDDWMRPALCEEAMRLGRIVAGLMPEASEVHGLVALMEIQASRTAARVGPSGEPVLLLEQNRARWDQMLIRRGLAGLARAEALGGALGPYALQAAIAACHARARTADETDWARIAALYDALAQLSPSPIVELNRAVALSMAFGPAAGLELVDALMDEPALAGYHLLPTVRGDLLFKLGRRDEARREFERAAALTRNTRERALLTARARACLSQ; encoded by the coding sequence ATGAGCGGGAACGCGGGCGAGGCGGCGATCCACCGCGCCATCGACGCCGTCTGGCGCATCGAGTCGGCGAAGATCGTCGCCACGGTCGCGCGCATGGTGCGCGACGTGGGCCTGGCCGAGGAGCTCGCGCAGGACGCGCTCGTCGCCGCGCTCGAGCAGTGGCCCGGCGCCGGCGTGCCCGACAAGCCCGCGGCCTGGCTCACGGCCGTGGCCAAGCACCGTGCGCTCGACCATCTGCGCCACAGCCAGCTCGCCGAGCGCAAGGCCGGCGAGATCGGCCGCGAACTCGATGCGCAGCACGAGATCGCGCAGGCCGATTTCGCCGAGGCCGTCGATGCCGCGCTCGACGACGACATCGGCGACGACCTGCTGCGGCTGGTGTTCACCGCCTGCCATCCGGTGCTGTCGACCGAGGCCCGCGTGGCGCTCACGCTGCGCCTCCTGGGCGGGCTCGCGACCGACGAGATCGCCCGCGCCTTCCTCGTGCCGGAGGCCACGGTGGCGCAGCGCATCGTGCGCGCCAAGCGCACGCTGCTCGAGGCGCGCGTGCCTTTCGAGGTGCCGCGCCGGCACGAACTGGCGGCGCGGCTCGCCTCGGTGCTCGAGGTGCTCTACCTGATCTTCAACGAGGGCTATTCGGCCACCGCGGGCGACGACTGGATGCGTCCCGCGCTCTGCGAGGAGGCGATGCGCCTCGGCCGCATCGTGGCCGGGCTGATGCCCGAGGCCTCGGAGGTGCACGGGCTGGTCGCGCTGATGGAGATCCAGGCCTCGCGCACCGCCGCGCGCGTCGGCCCGTCGGGCGAGCCGGTGCTGCTGCTCGAACAGAACCGCGCGCGCTGGGACCAGATGCTGATCCGCCGCGGCCTCGCGGGCCTGGCGCGCGCCGAAGCGCTGGGCGGCGCGCTCGGACCGTATGCGCTGCAGGCCGCGATCGCCGCCTGCCACGCGCGCGCCCGCACCGCCGACGAGACCGACTGGGCGCGCATCGCCGCGCTCTACGACGCGCTGGCGCAGCTGTCGCCTTCGCCGATCGTCGAGCTCAACCGCGCGGTGGCGCTGTCGATGGCCTTCGGACCGGCGGCGGGGCTCGAGCTGGTGGATGCGCTGATGGACGAGCCGGCCCTCGCGGGCTACCACCTGCTGCCGACCGTGCGCGGCGACCTGCTGTTCAAGCTCGGGCGGCGCGACGAGGCGCGCCGGGAGTTCGAGCGCGCCGCCGCGCTCACGCGCAACACGCGCGAGCGGGCGCTGCTGACGGCGCGCGCCCGGGCCTGCCTGTCTCAGTGA
- the argF gene encoding ornithine carbamoyltransferase, whose translation MTTTAHAIRHYLQFSDLTADEYAYLFDRMAVIKQKFKTYEKHQPLTDRTLAMIFEKASTRTRVSFEAGMYQLGGSVVHLTTGDSQLGRAEPIEDSAKVISRMVDLVMIRTFEQTKIDAFAAHSRVPVINGLTNEFHPCQILADIFTYIEHRGSIQGKTVAWVGDGNNMANTWLQAAEILGFTVHVSTPSGYEVDQSVAGIRSGDSYKVFKDPMEACRGADLVTTDVWTSMGYESENEARRKAFADWCVDEEMMRVAQPDALFMHCLPAHRGEEVQAEVIDGPQSVVWDEAENRLHAQKALMEFLLLGRL comes from the coding sequence ATGACGACGACCGCCCACGCCATCCGCCACTACCTGCAGTTCTCGGACCTCACGGCCGACGAATACGCCTACCTGTTCGACCGCATGGCGGTCATCAAGCAGAAGTTCAAGACCTACGAGAAGCACCAGCCGCTGACCGACCGCACGCTGGCGATGATCTTCGAGAAGGCCTCCACGCGCACCCGCGTGAGCTTCGAGGCGGGCATGTACCAGCTCGGCGGCAGCGTGGTGCACCTGACCACCGGCGACAGCCAGCTCGGCCGCGCCGAGCCGATCGAGGACAGCGCCAAGGTCATCAGCCGCATGGTCGACCTGGTGATGATCCGGACCTTCGAGCAGACCAAGATCGACGCCTTCGCCGCGCATTCGCGCGTGCCGGTCATCAACGGCCTGACCAACGAGTTCCACCCCTGCCAGATCCTCGCGGACATCTTCACCTACATCGAGCACCGCGGATCGATCCAGGGCAAGACCGTGGCCTGGGTTGGCGACGGCAACAACATGGCCAACACCTGGCTGCAGGCGGCCGAGATCCTCGGCTTCACGGTGCACGTGAGCACGCCCAGCGGCTACGAGGTCGACCAGTCGGTCGCCGGCATCCGCTCGGGCGACAGCTACAAGGTCTTCAAGGATCCGATGGAAGCCTGCCGCGGCGCCGACCTCGTGACCACCGACGTCTGGACCAGCATGGGCTACGAGTCCGAGAACGAGGCGCGCCGCAAGGCCTTCGCCGACTGGTGCGTGGACGAGGAGATGATGCGCGTGGCGCAGCCCGACGCCCTCTTCATGCACTGCCTGCCCGCGCACCGCGGCGAGGAAGTGCAGGCCGAGGTCATCGACGGCCCGCAGTCGGTGGTGTGGGACGAGGCCGAGAACCGGCTCCATGCGCAGAAGGCGCTGATGGAGTTCCTGCTGCTGGGGCGGCTCTGA
- a CDS encoding S9 family peptidase, translating into MTSTRTLTALALAALLAGCAVAPTHPALQGEALPPLIPVREFVANTEGTSLYRVSPDGAWLAWKGVSGLKPAVWVKRLANGEARPIAVRAQSIVWSGDSRFLFLTVDPSGDEDTKVLAVDVARGGSEAVDLTPFKGARSRLVRRIDGSAEVLVASNARDKKVFDLYRIDPATGTRSLIAQNPGNVAGWVADRDGRLRARSVQEGDGGYLQLPDGDGWRTTLRWQRENWWIADLVPGTNTAWAVSSRGRDKEALVRMDLETGAEQVIHAEPEVDVEQVLVSRRSHAPLAAYSMPGHPRARYFDAALAARLEPLAGGAPAAVHVSSMSDDEQILTVSVGTDRGWKYYLLTGTGKAPELLGESNTSGLAASLASTRPIAYEARDGLRIHGYLTLPPGVQPRALPMVLLVHGGPWARDLWTYQGTNRSVQQFLANRGYAVLQVNYRGSSGYGRAFMEKAVGEFAGRMHDDLIDGVRWAVAEGVADPARVAIYGASYGGYSALVGATMTPETFACAVDVVGMSDLARLIENAPAYWALGLPWWKRYVGDPADPAQRKVMDAKSPINHVAKVRAPLLVMHGVNDPRVKFDQSERMVAALRAAGKPVEFVSFRGDGHGNQKWSNNLAMYRHAEDFLAGCLGGRSSGFDYYQLGAWAF; encoded by the coding sequence GTGACGTCCACGAGAACCCTGACCGCGCTCGCCCTGGCGGCCCTGCTCGCAGGCTGCGCCGTGGCGCCGACCCATCCCGCCCTGCAGGGCGAGGCGCTGCCGCCGTTGATCCCGGTGCGCGAGTTCGTCGCCAACACCGAGGGCACGAGCCTCTACCGCGTCTCGCCCGACGGTGCGTGGCTGGCGTGGAAAGGCGTCAGCGGCCTGAAGCCGGCCGTGTGGGTCAAGCGGCTCGCGAACGGCGAGGCGCGGCCGATCGCGGTGCGGGCGCAGTCCATCGTCTGGTCGGGCGACAGCCGCTTTCTGTTCCTCACGGTGGATCCCAGCGGCGACGAAGACACGAAGGTGCTGGCCGTCGACGTGGCGCGCGGCGGTTCCGAGGCGGTGGACCTCACGCCGTTCAAGGGTGCGCGCTCGCGCCTCGTGCGCCGCATCGACGGCAGCGCCGAGGTGCTCGTGGCCTCCAATGCACGCGACAAGAAGGTGTTCGACCTCTACCGGATCGATCCGGCCACTGGCACGAGGAGCCTGATCGCGCAGAACCCGGGCAACGTCGCCGGCTGGGTCGCCGACCGCGACGGACGGCTGCGCGCGCGCTCGGTGCAGGAGGGCGACGGCGGCTACCTGCAGCTGCCCGATGGCGACGGGTGGCGCACAACGCTGCGCTGGCAGCGGGAGAACTGGTGGATCGCCGACCTGGTGCCCGGGACGAACACGGCCTGGGCCGTGTCGAGCCGCGGGCGCGACAAGGAGGCGCTGGTGCGCATGGATCTGGAAACCGGCGCGGAGCAGGTGATCCACGCGGAACCCGAAGTCGACGTCGAGCAGGTGCTGGTCAGTCGCCGCAGCCATGCGCCGCTCGCGGCCTACTCGATGCCGGGCCATCCGCGCGCCAGGTACTTCGACGCCGCGCTCGCGGCGCGGCTCGAACCGCTGGCAGGCGGCGCGCCCGCGGCGGTGCACGTGAGCAGCATGTCCGACGACGAGCAGATCCTGACCGTGAGCGTCGGCACCGACCGGGGCTGGAAGTACTACCTGCTGACCGGCACGGGGAAGGCGCCCGAACTGCTCGGTGAGAGCAACACCAGCGGCCTTGCGGCATCGCTCGCTTCGACGCGGCCGATCGCCTACGAAGCCCGCGACGGCCTGCGCATCCATGGCTATCTCACGCTGCCGCCCGGCGTGCAGCCGCGCGCGCTGCCGATGGTGCTGCTGGTGCACGGCGGGCCCTGGGCGCGCGATCTCTGGACCTACCAGGGCACCAACCGCAGCGTGCAGCAGTTCCTCGCCAACCGCGGCTACGCGGTGCTGCAGGTCAACTACCGCGGCTCCAGCGGCTATGGCCGCGCCTTCATGGAAAAGGCGGTGGGCGAGTTCGCCGGCCGCATGCACGACGACCTGATCGACGGCGTGCGCTGGGCCGTGGCCGAGGGCGTGGCCGATCCGGCGCGGGTGGCGATCTACGGCGCGAGCTACGGCGGCTATTCGGCGCTCGTGGGCGCGACGATGACGCCCGAGACCTTCGCCTGCGCGGTCGACGTGGTGGGCATGTCCGACCTGGCGCGGCTGATCGAGAACGCGCCGGCCTACTGGGCGCTGGGCCTGCCGTGGTGGAAGCGCTACGTGGGCGATCCGGCCGACCCGGCGCAGCGCAAGGTCATGGACGCCAAGTCACCGATCAACCACGTGGCCAAGGTGCGCGCGCCGCTGCTCGTCATGCATGGCGTGAACGATCCGCGCGTGAAGTTCGACCAGTCGGAGCGCATGGTGGCGGCCCTGCGCGCCGCTGGCAAGCCGGTGGAGTTCGTCAGCTTCCGGGGCGACGGTCACGGCAACCAGAAGTGGAGCAACAACCTCGCGATGTACCGCCACGCCGAGGACTTCCTGGCCGGCTGCCTCGGCGGCCGCAGCAGCGGCTTCGACTACTACCAGCTCGGGGCGTGGGCGTTTTGA
- the murJ gene encoding murein biosynthesis integral membrane protein MurJ, with protein MSLLKSASTVSLLTLASRITGLVRDVLFASVFGVSALTDAFNVAFRIPNLFRRVFGEGAFSQAFVPVLAAQKTEAGEEGAKALIDHVATLLAWALVLLCVAGVLGAPWLVWAMASGLSGFDAAVVMTRWMFPYIGFMSLVALAGGILNTWRKFAVPAASPVLLNLSLILAIVAGAPLFRRWGIEPIYAQCAGVLVGGVLQLALQLPALRKLGLLPRIGLSFRALRTAWADPTTRKVVKLMAPALLGVSVAQISLLINTQIASHLATGSVTWIVNADRLMEFPTAMLGVALGVVLMPQLAGARAAKDDARYSALLDWGLRLVVLLSAPCAVALLLFSQPLVAVLFHNGAYSGEDVRRTTLALMGYGVGLVGIVAIKVLAPGYYARHDMRTPVVIAVAVLVLIQLLNLVLVPVLQHAALTLTIAIGALVNAAWLLVGLIRRGSYRPAPGWGRFVLQVAAGTLVLAGVLAWGAQHVDWIALRGQRLLRIGWLAALIAGAGLLYFGVLAAVGVRLRSFMRR; from the coding sequence GTGTCCCTGCTCAAATCCGCCTCCACCGTCTCGCTGCTGACCCTCGCCTCGCGGATCACGGGCCTCGTGCGCGACGTGCTTTTCGCCTCGGTTTTCGGCGTCAGCGCACTGACCGACGCCTTCAACGTCGCCTTCCGTATTCCCAACCTGTTCCGACGGGTATTCGGCGAAGGCGCGTTCAGCCAGGCCTTCGTGCCGGTGCTGGCGGCGCAGAAGACCGAGGCCGGCGAGGAGGGCGCCAAGGCGCTGATCGACCACGTGGCCACGCTGCTCGCCTGGGCGCTGGTGCTGCTGTGCGTGGCCGGCGTGCTGGGCGCGCCGTGGCTGGTCTGGGCCATGGCCAGCGGCCTGTCGGGCTTCGACGCGGCGGTGGTCATGACGCGCTGGATGTTCCCCTACATCGGCTTCATGTCGCTGGTGGCGCTGGCCGGGGGCATCCTCAACACCTGGCGCAAGTTCGCGGTGCCGGCGGCCTCGCCGGTGCTGCTCAACCTGTCGCTGATCCTGGCGATCGTGGCCGGCGCGCCGCTTTTCCGGCGCTGGGGCATCGAGCCGATCTATGCGCAATGCGCGGGCGTGCTGGTGGGCGGCGTGCTGCAGCTCGCCCTGCAGCTGCCGGCGCTGCGCAAGCTGGGGCTGCTGCCGCGCATCGGCCTGAGCTTCCGCGCGCTGCGCACGGCCTGGGCCGACCCGACCACGCGCAAGGTGGTGAAGCTGATGGCGCCGGCCCTGCTGGGCGTGAGCGTGGCGCAGATCTCGCTGCTCATCAACACCCAGATCGCCTCCCACCTCGCGACCGGCAGCGTGACCTGGATCGTCAACGCCGACCGGCTGATGGAATTTCCCACCGCCATGCTCGGCGTGGCGCTCGGGGTGGTGCTGATGCCGCAGCTGGCCGGCGCGCGCGCCGCGAAGGACGACGCGCGCTACTCGGCGCTGCTCGACTGGGGCCTGCGCCTCGTGGTGCTGCTCTCGGCGCCCTGCGCGGTCGCGTTGCTGCTGTTCTCGCAGCCGCTGGTGGCGGTGCTGTTCCACAACGGCGCCTACAGCGGCGAGGACGTGCGCCGCACCACGCTGGCCCTGATGGGCTACGGCGTGGGCCTGGTCGGCATCGTGGCGATCAAGGTGCTCGCGCCGGGCTACTACGCCCGCCACGACATGCGCACCCCGGTGGTCATCGCGGTCGCGGTGCTGGTGCTGATCCAGCTGCTCAACCTCGTCCTCGTGCCGGTGCTGCAGCATGCGGCGCTCACGCTGACCATTGCGATCGGCGCGCTGGTCAATGCGGCGTGGCTGCTGGTCGGCCTGATCCGCCGCGGCAGCTACAGGCCCGCGCCGGGCTGGGGCCGGTTCGTGCTGCAGGTGGCGGCGGGCACGCTGGTGCTGGCCGGCGTGCTGGCCTGGGGCGCGCAACATGTCGACTGGATCGCGCTGCGCGGACAGCGGCTGCTGCGCATCGGCTGGCTGGCCGCGCTGATCGCGGGCGCGGGGCTGCTGTACTTCGGCGTGCTGGCGGCCGTGGGCGTGCGCCTGCGCAGCTTCATGCGGCGCTGA
- a CDS encoding DUF3579 domain-containing protein → MISPTAKEIFIQGITRDGRTFRPSDWAERLAGVMCSFRPGGAYPGSHLSYSPWCVPTTINGVKCVVVNRALRDAEPMAWDFCVNFARDNDLQVAEACLVPDVPEAAPKKA, encoded by the coding sequence ATGATTTCCCCCACTGCCAAAGAAATCTTCATCCAGGGCATCACGCGCGATGGCCGGACCTTCCGCCCCAGCGACTGGGCCGAGCGGCTGGCCGGCGTGATGTGCTCCTTCCGTCCTGGCGGCGCCTACCCGGGAAGTCATCTGAGCTACTCGCCGTGGTGCGTGCCGACCACCATCAACGGGGTGAAGTGCGTGGTCGTGAACAGGGCGCTGCGCGATGCCGAACCCATGGCCTGGGACTTCTGCGTCAATTTCGCGCGCGACAACGATCTGCAGGTGGCCGAGGCCTGCCTCGTGCCCGACGTCCCCGAAGCCGCGCCGAAGAAGGCCTGA
- a CDS encoding response regulator transcription factor — protein MHILLIEDDLDLGRALQATLKVEHFTSEWIRRAADAPHAVDAARVDCVLLDLNLPDGSGFDLLRRWRRGDVRVPVIVITARSAIDDRLAGLDGGADDFVIKPFDTAELVARVRAVVRRSARQASECWSLGALEIEPGRREARLNGAALALSPREFQLLVELARDAGAVVAKDLLSQRLEPLGDPVDFAAIEVHVSNLRKKIGTERVRTVRGVGYLLEP, from the coding sequence ATGCACATCCTGCTCATCGAAGACGACCTCGACCTCGGGCGCGCACTCCAGGCCACGCTCAAGGTCGAGCACTTCACGAGCGAATGGATACGCCGCGCCGCCGATGCGCCGCATGCCGTCGACGCCGCGCGGGTCGATTGCGTGCTGCTCGACCTGAACCTGCCCGACGGCAGCGGCTTCGACCTGCTGCGCCGCTGGCGGCGCGGCGACGTCCGCGTGCCGGTGATCGTGATCACCGCGCGCTCGGCCATCGACGACCGGCTGGCCGGGCTCGACGGCGGCGCGGACGACTTCGTCATCAAGCCCTTCGACACCGCCGAGCTCGTGGCGCGCGTGCGCGCCGTGGTGCGGCGCAGCGCGCGCCAGGCCAGCGAATGCTGGAGCCTGGGCGCGCTCGAGATCGAACCGGGCCGGCGCGAGGCGCGGCTGAACGGCGCGGCGCTGGCGCTGTCGCCGCGGGAGTTCCAGCTGCTGGTGGAGCTCGCGCGCGACGCCGGCGCGGTGGTCGCCAAGGACCTGCTGTCGCAGCGCCTCGAACCGCTCGGCGATCCGGTGGACTTCGCCGCGATCGAGGTCCATGTGTCGAACCTGCGCAAGAAGATCGGCACCGAGCGCGTGCGCACCGTGCGCGGCGTCGGCTACCTGCTCGAGCCATGA
- a CDS encoding YciI family protein translates to MRFMLLMIPHGYENAAPGTMPEDVGAVAAMMAYNASLQKAGVLVSCEGLHPPSMGARVSFPGRKPQVVDGPFAEAKEVLGGYWIIDVASRAEAIEWATRCPGGENEVIEVRQIQELGDFSPEVQAVAESFPSMQTPKK, encoded by the coding sequence ATGCGATTCATGCTGCTGATGATTCCCCACGGCTACGAGAACGCCGCGCCCGGCACCATGCCCGAAGACGTGGGCGCGGTGGCGGCCATGATGGCCTACAACGCGTCGCTGCAGAAGGCCGGCGTGCTGGTCAGTTGCGAGGGCCTGCATCCGCCCTCGATGGGCGCCAGGGTGAGCTTTCCGGGCCGCAAGCCCCAGGTGGTCGACGGCCCCTTCGCCGAAGCGAAGGAGGTGCTCGGCGGCTACTGGATCATCGACGTCGCCTCGCGCGCCGAGGCCATCGAATGGGCCACGCGCTGCCCCGGCGGCGAGAACGAGGTGATCGAGGTGCGCCAGATCCAGGAGCTCGGCGACTTCTCGCCCGAGGTGCAGGCGGTGGCCGAGAGCTTCCCGTCGATGCAGACGCCGAAGAAGTAG
- a CDS encoding aspartate aminotransferase family protein, giving the protein MSATAEPTSPHVMNTYGRLPIALTHGQGCRVWDTNGKAYLDGLGGIAVNTLGHNHPELVPALQDQVAKLIHSSNYYHVPGQEQLAAKLVELSGLTNAFFCCTGLEANEAALKLARKFGHDKGIERPEIVVYEAAFHGRSIATLSATGNPKVQAGFGPLVEGFIRVPLNDIEALKKATEGNPNVVAVFFETIQGEGGINPMRWDYLKQVRALCDERDWLMMIDEVQCGMGRTGKWFAHQWAGIKPDVMPLAKGLGSGVPVGAVVAGPKAARIFGPGNHGTTFGGNPLAMRAGIETIRIMEEHKLLDNAATVGAHLKAALERELGGLAGVKEIRGQGLMLGIELDRPCGVILNRACDAGLLLSVTADRVIRLVPPLILSIAEADEIVAILAPIVKNFLSEPAAQ; this is encoded by the coding sequence ATGAGCGCTACCGCCGAGCCCACCTCGCCTCACGTCATGAACACCTACGGCCGTCTGCCGATCGCGTTGACGCACGGCCAAGGCTGCCGAGTCTGGGACACGAACGGCAAGGCGTACCTCGATGGCCTCGGCGGCATCGCCGTCAACACGCTCGGCCACAACCACCCCGAGCTGGTGCCGGCGCTGCAGGACCAGGTCGCGAAGCTGATCCACAGCTCCAACTACTACCACGTGCCGGGCCAGGAACAGCTCGCGGCCAAGCTGGTCGAGCTCTCGGGCCTGACCAACGCCTTCTTCTGCTGCACCGGCCTGGAAGCCAACGAGGCGGCGCTCAAGCTGGCGCGCAAGTTCGGCCATGACAAGGGCATCGAGCGCCCGGAGATCGTGGTCTACGAAGCCGCCTTCCACGGCCGCAGCATCGCCACGCTGTCCGCCACCGGCAACCCGAAGGTGCAGGCCGGCTTCGGTCCGCTGGTCGAGGGCTTCATCCGCGTGCCGCTGAACGACATCGAGGCGCTGAAGAAGGCGACCGAGGGCAATCCGAACGTGGTGGCCGTGTTCTTCGAGACCATCCAGGGCGAAGGCGGCATCAACCCGATGCGCTGGGACTACCTGAAGCAGGTGCGCGCGCTCTGCGACGAGCGCGACTGGCTCATGATGATCGACGAGGTGCAATGCGGCATGGGCCGCACCGGCAAGTGGTTCGCGCACCAGTGGGCCGGGATCAAGCCCGACGTGATGCCGCTCGCCAAGGGCCTGGGCTCGGGCGTGCCGGTCGGCGCCGTGGTGGCCGGCCCCAAGGCCGCCAGGATCTTCGGCCCCGGCAACCACGGCACCACCTTCGGCGGCAATCCGCTCGCGATGCGCGCCGGCATCGAGACCATCCGCATCATGGAAGAGCACAAGCTGCTCGACAACGCCGCCACCGTGGGCGCGCACCTCAAGGCCGCGCTCGAGCGCGAACTCGGCGGCCTCGCGGGCGTGAAGGAGATCCGCGGCCAGGGCCTGATGCTCGGCATCGAGCTCGACCGCCCCTGCGGCGTGATCCTGAACCGCGCCTGCGACGCCGGCCTGCTGCTGAGCGTGACCGCCGACCGCGTGATCCGCCTCGTGCCGCCGCTGATCCTGAGCATCGCCGAGGCCGACGAGATCGTCGCGATCCTGGCGCCCATCGTGAAGAACTTCCTTTCGGAACCCGCCGCGCAATGA
- a CDS encoding VOC family protein, with amino-acid sequence MTAARPGVADAPDLGTLHEFHGVQPVLPVSDVTRAARWFCDVLGFELDFIAGEPPSYARVKKGDRSYGDPVYLRLWQCSTRGAPPWRGEIVIHVGKDVDGLHAAYLKRGVTVVEPPTSQPWGLREFAIREPDGHVLRFCGYL; translated from the coding sequence ATGACGGCCGCCCGGCCCGGCGTGGCCGACGCGCCCGACCTCGGCACGCTGCACGAGTTCCACGGCGTGCAGCCCGTGCTGCCGGTGTCCGACGTCACGCGCGCCGCACGCTGGTTTTGCGACGTGCTCGGCTTCGAGCTCGACTTCATCGCGGGCGAACCGCCGAGCTATGCCCGCGTCAAGAAGGGCGACCGCAGCTACGGCGACCCGGTCTACCTGCGGCTGTGGCAGTGCAGCACGCGCGGCGCGCCGCCCTGGCGCGGCGAGATCGTGATCCACGTGGGCAAGGACGTCGACGGCCTGCATGCCGCCTACCTGAAGCGCGGCGTCACGGTGGTCGAGCCGCCGACCTCCCAGCCCTGGGGCCTGCGGGAGTTCGCGATCCGCGAACCCGACGGCCATGTGCTGCGCTTCTGCGGCTACCTGTGA
- a CDS encoding YciI family protein, producing MRFMVLVKANKDSEAGVMPSTEVLTAMGKFNEELVKAGVLLAGEGLHPSSKGARVRCEGSKRTVIDGPFAETKELLAGFWLLQVRSLEEAVEWIKRSPFQEGEIEIRQVFEATDFGDSMTPELLAQEDRLRAETEAAQAKGAR from the coding sequence ATGCGATTCATGGTTCTGGTCAAGGCCAACAAGGATTCCGAAGCCGGCGTGATGCCGAGCACCGAGGTGCTCACCGCCATGGGCAAGTTCAACGAGGAGCTGGTCAAGGCCGGCGTGCTGCTGGCCGGCGAGGGGCTGCATCCTTCGTCGAAGGGCGCGCGCGTGCGCTGCGAAGGCAGCAAGCGCACCGTCATCGACGGCCCCTTCGCCGAGACCAAGGAACTGCTCGCGGGCTTCTGGCTGCTGCAGGTCAGGTCGCTGGAAGAAGCCGTCGAGTGGATCAAGCGCAGCCCGTTCCAGGAAGGCGAGATCGAGATCCGCCAGGTGTTCGAGGCCACCGATTTCGGCGATTCGATGACGCCCGAGCTGCTGGCGCAGGAAGACCGCCTGCGCGCCGAGACCGAGGCCGCCCAGGCCAAGGGCGCCCGCTGA